Proteins found in one Geomonas subterranea genomic segment:
- a CDS encoding uroporphyrinogen decarboxylase family protein: MSRDQMTPLDRLAAYGAGAPVDRLPCVPIVGNTAARVIGVKVGDFRGNGALIAQAQVAAYQLFGYDIIRIFTDLYTQAEAMGAKVSYPEDETAFLAAPAVTDLAEIERLRPADPNRDGNLPQHLEAMRRVVDQVGHEVAVTGAVTCPFTNASFLVGADKLARLMMRSPETVHHLCEISLQTNIAYAGAIIDAGCTPSLTDAMSSMSVISPRQFREFSFPYLKRLIDYVHGRDRKVTLHICGKTSGIWEAMVEAGADCLSIDNDADLSEARFAVGDRVRLMGNVHPSEVMLQGTPETVRAATLACLAQAKDTPKGFIVASGCSLPTETPFANIHAMLDTVREAGWPVKI; the protein is encoded by the coding sequence ATGAGCCGCGACCAGATGACACCGCTTGATCGCCTGGCGGCCTACGGCGCAGGCGCACCTGTCGACCGGCTCCCCTGCGTCCCGATAGTTGGCAACACGGCGGCGCGGGTGATCGGCGTGAAGGTCGGGGACTTCCGTGGCAACGGTGCGTTGATCGCGCAGGCACAGGTAGCGGCCTACCAGCTCTTCGGCTACGACATCATCAGGATCTTCACCGACCTCTACACCCAGGCCGAGGCGATGGGGGCAAAGGTGAGCTACCCGGAGGACGAGACCGCTTTCCTCGCTGCCCCGGCCGTCACCGACCTTGCGGAAATAGAGCGCCTGAGGCCGGCCGATCCGAACCGGGACGGCAACCTGCCGCAGCACCTTGAGGCGATGCGCCGCGTAGTGGATCAAGTGGGGCACGAGGTGGCGGTGACCGGCGCGGTTACCTGCCCCTTCACCAACGCCTCCTTCCTGGTGGGAGCCGACAAGCTGGCCCGTCTCATGATGCGCTCGCCCGAGACGGTGCACCACCTGTGCGAAATCTCGCTGCAGACCAACATCGCCTATGCCGGCGCCATCATCGACGCTGGCTGCACGCCGAGCCTGACCGACGCCATGTCCTCGATGTCCGTGATCAGCCCGCGCCAGTTCAGGGAATTCTCTTTTCCCTACCTAAAGCGGCTCATCGACTACGTCCACGGGCGCGACAGGAAGGTCACGCTGCACATCTGCGGCAAGACCTCCGGCATCTGGGAGGCCATGGTCGAGGCAGGTGCCGACTGTCTCAGCATCGACAACGATGCCGACCTCAGCGAGGCGCGGTTCGCGGTCGGCGACCGGGTGCGTCTGATGGGAAACGTGCACCCCTCCGAGGTCATGCTGCAAGGAACGCCGGAGACAGTGCGCGCGGCGACGCTCGCCTGTCTTGCCCAAGCGAAGGATACCCCCAAGGGGTTCATCGTCGCCTCCGGCTGCAGTCTCCCCACCGAGACCCCCTTTGCCAACATCCACGCTATGCTGGACACGGTGCGCGAGGCGGGCTGGCCGGTAAAGATCTGA
- a CDS encoding corrinoid protein — protein MGQIDNELFKRLSDAVVDMDEDEAVAAANEVVTRGIDAYQAIEKGLSAGMERAGQLFDEEEYFIPELLMCSDAMYAGMDVLKPHLRSDGAAEKHKVVIGVVEGDTHDIGKNLVKIMLETSGFDVTDLGRDIPPARFVETAKEIGANIIALSTLMTTTMDGMGAVVRQLSEEGIRDRFKVIVGGGPISQGFADRIGADGYAVNAADAIRLARALVAPAEAAA, from the coding sequence ATGGGTCAGATCGATAACGAGTTATTCAAGCGGCTGTCGGACGCGGTTGTGGATATGGACGAGGACGAGGCGGTCGCTGCCGCAAACGAGGTGGTCACACGCGGCATCGATGCCTACCAGGCCATCGAGAAGGGGCTTTCCGCCGGGATGGAGCGGGCCGGGCAGCTCTTCGACGAGGAGGAGTATTTCATCCCCGAACTCCTCATGTGCTCCGATGCCATGTACGCCGGGATGGATGTCCTCAAGCCGCACCTGCGCAGCGACGGCGCTGCCGAGAAGCACAAGGTGGTGATCGGCGTGGTGGAGGGAGACACCCACGACATCGGGAAGAACCTGGTGAAGATCATGCTGGAGACCTCCGGCTTCGACGTCACCGACCTCGGGCGCGACATCCCGCCGGCCCGTTTCGTGGAAACGGCGAAGGAGATCGGCGCCAACATCATCGCCCTCTCCACCCTGATGACCACCACCATGGACGGCATGGGCGCCGTGGTGCGTCAGCTTAGCGAGGAGGGGATCCGGGACCGCTTCAAGGTCATCGTCGGCGGCGGTCCCATCTCGCAGGGTTTCGCCGATCGGATCGGCGCGGACGGCTATGCGGTGAACGCCGCGGACGCGATCCGCCTGGCCAGGGCGCTGGTGGCCCCCGCGGAGGCGGCTGCCTGA